In Tamandua tetradactyla isolate mTamTet1 chromosome 7, mTamTet1.pri, whole genome shotgun sequence, the following are encoded in one genomic region:
- the TMT1B gene encoding thiol S-methyltransferase TMT1B, which yields MDVLVRLLQLLVLLLTLPLHLMALLGCWQPLCKSWFPYLMAVLTEKSNRKMKTKKQELFAQIKGLKGASGEVALLELGCGTGANFQFYPPGCKVTCLDPNPHFEKFLAKSMAENRHLKYERFVVASGEDMRQLADSSMDVVVCTLVLCSVQSPKRVLQEVKRVLRPEGVFFFWEHVAEPRRSWAFRWQQVLEPTWKHIGDGCCLTRETWKALESAKFSELQMERQPPPFKWLPVGPHIMGKAVK from the exons ATGGATGTCCTGGTCCGACTCCTGCAGCTGCTGGTGCTGCTTCTGACGCTGCCACTGCACCTGATGGCTCTGCTGGGCTGCTGGCAGCCCCTGTGCAAAAGCTGGTTTCCCTACCTGATGGCCGTGCTGACTGAGAAGAGCAACCGCAAAATGAAGACCAAGAAGCAAGAGCTCTTTGCCCAGATAAAGGGACTCAAAGGAGCCTCTGGGGAGGTGGCGCTGCTGGAACTGGGCTGCGGCACCGGTGCCAACTTTCAGTTCTACCCGCCTGGCTGCAAGGTGACCTGCCTGGATCCAAATCCCCACTTTGAGAAGTTCCTAGCAAAGAGCATGGCTGAAAACAGGCACCTCAAATATGAGCGGTTTGTGGTGGCTTCTGGAGAGGACATGAGACAACTGGCTGATAGTTCCATGGACGTGGTGGTCTGTACCCTGGTGCTGTGCTCTGTGCAGAGCCCAAAGAGGGTCCTGCAGGAGGTGAAGAGAGTGCTGAGGCCG gAAGGAGTGTTCTTTTTCTGGGAACATGTGGCTGAGCCACGCAGAAGCTGGGCCTTTAGGTGGCAGCAAGTTTTAGAACCCACCTGGAAACACATTGGGGATGGCTGCTGCCTCACCAGAGAGACCTGGAAGGCTCTTGAAAGTGCCAAGTTCTCTGAACTCCAAATGGAACGACAACCACCTCCCTTCAAGTGGTTACCTGTTGGGCCCCACATCATGGGAAAGGCTGTGAAATAA